One window of the Ictidomys tridecemlineatus isolate mIctTri1 chromosome 11, mIctTri1.hap1, whole genome shotgun sequence genome contains the following:
- the LOC144368388 gene encoding Fc receptor-like protein 1 isoform X1 encodes MGHLREQRGIVWLGTECLSPGTVSPRPCTLSVELFSPELFLHLVLTARPANPIEGSSLTLTCETRLQPPPVQPQFSFFRGGHNLGSERSSSPKLQIPTVWKEDSGNYWCTMTTAGNRPPKQSWSSAIQVQRIPVSDVSLETQPPGGRVMKGDKLVLICSVAEGTGNITFAWYKGHLGLNLETKTQRSRTANLEVAPVTESDSGQYYCAADNGDGPSLSGLVDIAVRIPVSRPVLTLRAARAQAEVGDVVELHCEALRGSPPILYQFYLEDVTLGNSSAPSGGGASFNLSLTAEHSGNYSCEADNGQGAQRSEAVTLNFTVPAEPRSEHLTPGVVEGLLGSVGVITAVLLLCYWLRRKIGRCSTRDPHRSSSSPEPQEPNYLNSPDPVQLPPVYENVNAMRGDDVYTLVYHVQQEQESGAAEHTRTQVENKVSADIYSRLRKADIADVDYDDTT; translated from the exons ATGGGCCACTTGAGGGAACAGAGGGGTATTGTGTGGCTGGGGACGGAATGCCTCTCACCGGGAACTGTGAGCCCCCGGCCCTGCACTCTATCTGTTGAATTATTCTCTCCAGAGCTGTTTCTACATCTCGTGCTGACAGCCAGGCCTGCCAACCCCATAGAGGGCAGCTCACTGACCCTAACCTGTGAGACCCGGCTTCAGCCGCCACCTGTCCAACCCCAGTTCAGCTTCTTCAGAGGTGGCCACAACCTGGGATCAGAACGGAGCAGCTCCCCAAAGCTCCAGATCCCCACGGTGTGGAAGGAAGACTCGGGGAACTACTGGTGTACCATGACGACAGCGGGGAATAGACCCCCCAAACAGAGCTGGAGTTCCGCCATACAGGTGCAGA GAATCCCTGTCTCCGACGTGAGCTTGGAGACTCAGCCTCCAGGGGGACGGGTGATGAAGGGAGACAAACTGGTCCTCATCTGCTCGGTGGCTGAGGGCACAGGAAACATCACCTTCGCCTGGTACAAAGGGCATTTGGGCTTAAACCTGGAAACCAAGACCCAGCGTTCACGGACAGCAAACTTGGAGGTCGCACCAGTGACGGAGAGTGATTCCGGCCAGTACTACTGCGCAGCTGACAACGGCGACGGCCCCAGCCTCAGCGGACTGGTGGACATCGCTGTCAGGA TTCCAGTGTCCCGCCCTGTGCTCACCCTCAGGGCtgccagggcccaggctgaggtGGGGGACGTGGTGGAGCTTCACTGCGAGGCCCTGAGGGGCTCTCCCCCGATCCTGTACCAGTTTTACCTGGAGGACGTCACCCTGGGGAACAGCTCAGCGCCCTCTGGGGGAGGGGCATCCTTCAACCTCTCCCTGACTgcagaacattctggaaactaCTCCTGCGAGGCTGACAATGGCCAGGGTGCCCAGCGCAGTGAGGCGGTGACTCTCAATTTCACAG TGCCTGCCGAACCCAGAAGCGAACATCTTACTCCAGGGGTCGTTGAGGGGCTGCTCGGCAGCGTTGGTGTCATCACCGCAGTCCTGTTACTTTGCTACTGGCTCAGGAGAAAAATAG GAAGATGCTCAACCAGGGACCCACACAG GAGCTCTTCCAGTCCTGAACCCCAAGAACCCAACTATCTCAACTCACCTGACCCAGTGCAGCTACCGCCTGTATACGAAAATG TGAATGCCATGCGTGGGGACGATGTGTACACCCTGGTCTATCATGTCCAGCAGGAGCAGGAGTCGGGAGCAG CTGAACACACGAGGACACAGGTGGAGAATAAG GTCTCTGCAGACATCTATTCTAGGCTGAGGAAGGCAGACATTGCAGATGTGGACTATGACGACACTACGTAA
- the LOC144368388 gene encoding Fc receptor-like protein 1 isoform X2 gives MTTAGNRPPKQSWSSAIQVQRIPVSDVSLETQPPGGRVMKGDKLVLICSVAEGTGNITFAWYKGHLGLNLETKTQRSRTANLEVAPVTESDSGQYYCAADNGDGPSLSGLVDIAVRIPVSRPVLTLRAARAQAEVGDVVELHCEALRGSPPILYQFYLEDVTLGNSSAPSGGGASFNLSLTAEHSGNYSCEADNGQGAQRSEAVTLNFTVPAEPRSEHLTPGVVEGLLGSVGVITAVLLLCYWLRRKIGRCSTRDPHRSSSSPEPQEPNYLNSPDPVQLPPVYENVNAMRGDDVYTLVYHVQQEQESGAAEHTRTQVENKVSADIYSRLRKADIADVDYDDTT, from the exons ATGACGACAGCGGGGAATAGACCCCCCAAACAGAGCTGGAGTTCCGCCATACAGGTGCAGA GAATCCCTGTCTCCGACGTGAGCTTGGAGACTCAGCCTCCAGGGGGACGGGTGATGAAGGGAGACAAACTGGTCCTCATCTGCTCGGTGGCTGAGGGCACAGGAAACATCACCTTCGCCTGGTACAAAGGGCATTTGGGCTTAAACCTGGAAACCAAGACCCAGCGTTCACGGACAGCAAACTTGGAGGTCGCACCAGTGACGGAGAGTGATTCCGGCCAGTACTACTGCGCAGCTGACAACGGCGACGGCCCCAGCCTCAGCGGACTGGTGGACATCGCTGTCAGGA TTCCAGTGTCCCGCCCTGTGCTCACCCTCAGGGCtgccagggcccaggctgaggtGGGGGACGTGGTGGAGCTTCACTGCGAGGCCCTGAGGGGCTCTCCCCCGATCCTGTACCAGTTTTACCTGGAGGACGTCACCCTGGGGAACAGCTCAGCGCCCTCTGGGGGAGGGGCATCCTTCAACCTCTCCCTGACTgcagaacattctggaaactaCTCCTGCGAGGCTGACAATGGCCAGGGTGCCCAGCGCAGTGAGGCGGTGACTCTCAATTTCACAG TGCCTGCCGAACCCAGAAGCGAACATCTTACTCCAGGGGTCGTTGAGGGGCTGCTCGGCAGCGTTGGTGTCATCACCGCAGTCCTGTTACTTTGCTACTGGCTCAGGAGAAAAATAG GAAGATGCTCAACCAGGGACCCACACAG GAGCTCTTCCAGTCCTGAACCCCAAGAACCCAACTATCTCAACTCACCTGACCCAGTGCAGCTACCGCCTGTATACGAAAATG TGAATGCCATGCGTGGGGACGATGTGTACACCCTGGTCTATCATGTCCAGCAGGAGCAGGAGTCGGGAGCAG CTGAACACACGAGGACACAGGTGGAGAATAAG GTCTCTGCAGACATCTATTCTAGGCTGAGGAAGGCAGACATTGCAGATGTGGACTATGACGACACTACGTAA